One part of the Methylobacterium mesophilicum SR1.6/6 genome encodes these proteins:
- a CDS encoding TAXI family TRAP transporter solute-binding subunit, with product MRRRELLLGLIGLAAISPARAQQPDAALRLTLGTATPGGSFPAFGRALIAAVHEVDPGVVIAPRITKGSTENLTLLRAAELDLALVQGEYAYEALSGQSVNDRSLKVVAPIDASPGMFVVPAESSIRSVQDLRGRPVALGTRGSGFTIMGRTVLQGSGLDPDHDIAPILLDDAGDGATQVLDGRAAALWGASLGWPGFKTLADTPGGARFFGPAPEAIPKILGLRASMRRLTVPAGSFRGQEVAIETVGSWSFILARPELDEAVVTRLVRAIDQGRETLARLYPQGRESDPRNLVSNVPAAWLHPGTAAYLHEIGVRSE from the coding sequence ATGCGACGGCGTGAATTGCTCTTGGGGCTGATAGGTCTCGCCGCGATCTCGCCCGCACGGGCTCAACAGCCTGATGCTGCGCTCCGCCTAACCCTCGGGACCGCGACGCCGGGCGGTTCGTTCCCGGCCTTCGGCCGCGCGCTCATCGCGGCGGTCCATGAGGTCGATCCGGGTGTGGTGATCGCGCCGAGGATCACGAAGGGCTCGACGGAGAACCTGACCCTGCTCAGGGCGGCCGAGCTCGACCTCGCGTTGGTGCAGGGCGAGTACGCCTACGAGGCCTTATCCGGCCAAAGTGTGAACGACCGCAGCTTGAAGGTCGTGGCACCCATCGATGCCTCGCCCGGCATGTTCGTGGTACCAGCCGAGAGTTCGATCCGGAGCGTGCAGGATCTGCGCGGCCGTCCCGTCGCACTCGGCACGCGCGGCTCAGGCTTCACGATCATGGGGCGGACCGTGCTGCAAGGCTCGGGCCTCGATCCGGACCACGACATCGCGCCGATCCTCCTCGACGACGCCGGCGATGGCGCCACACAGGTCCTCGACGGCCGGGCGGCGGCCCTGTGGGGCGCGAGCCTCGGCTGGCCGGGCTTCAAGACCCTCGCGGACACGCCCGGCGGCGCCCGCTTCTTCGGCCCGGCGCCCGAAGCGATCCCGAAGATCCTGGGCCTGCGGGCCTCGATGCGCCGCCTGACCGTCCCGGCCGGCTCGTTTCGCGGACAGGAGGTGGCGATCGAGACCGTCGGGTCCTGGAGCTTCATCCTCGCTCGACCGGAGTTGGACGAAGCCGTCGTCACCCGGCTCGTGCGCGCGATCGATCAAGGACGAGAGACTTTGGCCCGGCTTTATCCTCAGGGCCGCGAGAGCGACCCGCGCAACCTGGTCTCGAACGTGCCGGCGGCTTGGCTGCACCCGGGAACGGCGGCGTATCTCCACGAGATCGGAGTTCGTTCGGAGTGA
- a CDS encoding peptidyl-alpha-hydroxyglycine alpha-amidating lyase family protein — translation MIRSLCVAAAALTLMLPAVRADEIKPGAVPASSAASSSAPATSVPEIAFDSVPDFLKLPPDIHFGEVAGIALNSKGHIFILSRGATQGPAYGAAAAQLLEFNPDGTFLREIGRNLYAWSFAHVVRVDPDDNIWVMDKGSDMVVKFTPEGRVAMVWGRKTEAADETAEPWKHPMPPLPPVQGQFRQVTDVAWDKAGNAYISDGYINSRVAKIDKDGNRVDSSGSYGTEPGQFRTLHSIASEANDNIYIADWGNARIQVMDTAGHIQRIIKIDVPFDYDKARAIIRGKPAKDRAMLDLFTPGAPWALCITPGPKQVLYVADAFPGRIYKLSLDGKVLGVLGETEEQLKQFGWIHEIACPSENEIYVGELLNWRPQKLVLHP, via the coding sequence ATGATCCGCTCCCTGTGCGTTGCCGCGGCCGCGCTCACCCTGATGCTGCCGGCCGTGCGCGCTGACGAGATCAAGCCAGGCGCTGTCCCGGCCTCCTCGGCGGCGTCATCTTCAGCGCCCGCGACGTCGGTTCCCGAGATCGCGTTCGACTCGGTCCCGGACTTCCTGAAGCTGCCGCCGGACATCCACTTCGGGGAGGTCGCCGGCATCGCCCTGAACTCGAAGGGACACATCTTCATCCTGTCGCGCGGCGCGACGCAGGGACCGGCCTACGGCGCCGCGGCGGCCCAGCTCCTCGAGTTCAACCCGGACGGCACCTTCCTCCGGGAGATCGGCCGCAACCTCTACGCTTGGTCCTTCGCCCACGTCGTGCGCGTCGACCCTGATGATAACATCTGGGTCATGGACAAGGGCTCGGACATGGTGGTGAAGTTCACCCCCGAGGGCCGCGTCGCCATGGTCTGGGGCCGCAAGACCGAGGCCGCCGACGAGACGGCCGAACCCTGGAAGCACCCTATGCCGCCGCTGCCACCGGTGCAGGGTCAATTCCGGCAGGTCACCGACGTGGCCTGGGACAAGGCCGGCAACGCCTACATCAGCGACGGCTACATCAACTCACGCGTGGCCAAGATCGACAAGGACGGCAACCGGGTCGACTCCTCCGGCAGCTACGGCACCGAGCCGGGTCAGTTTCGCACCCTGCACTCGATCGCCTCGGAGGCGAACGACAACATCTACATCGCCGATTGGGGCAACGCTCGCATCCAAGTGATGGACACCGCTGGCCACATCCAGCGGATCATCAAGATCGACGTGCCGTTCGACTACGACAAGGCGCGCGCCATCATCCGCGGCAAGCCGGCCAAGGACCGCGCCATGCTCGACCTGTTCACGCCGGGGGCGCCCTGGGCCTTGTGCATCACACCCGGACCGAAGCAGGTGCTCTACGTCGCCGACGCCTTCCCGGGGCGGATCTACAAGCTCTCGCTCGACGGCAAGGTGCTGGGTGTACTCGGCGAGACGGAAGAACAGCTCAAGCAGTTCGGCTGGATCCACGAGATCGCCTGTCCGTCCGAGAACGAGATCTACGTCGGCGAACTGCTGAACTGGCGCCCACAGAAGCTGGTCCTGCATCCGTGA